The following proteins are co-located in the Silene latifolia isolate original U9 population chromosome 1, ASM4854445v1, whole genome shotgun sequence genome:
- the LOC141641581 gene encoding peptidyl-prolyl cis-trans isomerase FKBP62-like, with translation MDYQALLLNLCELFIMDDAGMDDDILIHWIMNMGDPSIYNIYMMKDRGNSLFKEGNLSLAVSLYKQALQFFCFLGIPCTRDQQTATSLALSLVLNLAACELKLSHYNQAWCYCNLILNFDLCNVKAFYRRGLAFQKLHFLVEALDDFEHALKLDQNNKDVARELHYVVDCLALKPNGKRAAYLFDPLRQNKQIKAYCSVIYLF, from the coding sequence ATGGATTATCAAGCTTTACTTCTGAATCTTTGTGAACTGTTTATTATGGATGATGCTGGTATGGATGACGATATTCTTATTCACTGGATTATGAATATGGGGGATCCATCGATTTACAACATTTATATGATGAAAGATAGGGGTAATTCCCTTTTCAAAGAGGGAAACCTTTCTTTAGCTGTTAGCCTCTATAAACAAGCTCTTCAGTTCTTCTGTTTCCTCGGAATTCCTTGTACACGTGACCAGCAGACTGCCACTTCCCTTGCCCTATCCCTTGTTCTCAATTTAGCGGCATGTGAGTTGAAACTCTCTCATTACAATCAGGCTTGGTGTTATTGTAATCTTATCTTGAACTTTGATCTCTGTAATGTGAAAGCCTTCTACCGTAGAGGTTTAGCCTTTCAGAAATTGCATTTCCTTGTGGAAGCCCTAGATGATTTTGAGCATGCCTTGAAACTTGACCAGAATAATAAGGACGTGGCTCGTGAGCTTCATTATGTTGTTGATTGTCTTGCTTTGAAACCCAATGGAAAGCGAGCCGCTTATCTTTTTGACCCCTTGagacaaaataaacaaattaaagctTACTGTTctgtaatatatttattttag